From a single Mesorhizobium shangrilense genomic region:
- a CDS encoding NADPH-dependent FMN reductase: MKHQLNIIIGSTRPGRAGPVFAQWLETFAREHGKFEPVLTDIHTFNLPVLDEPHHPRLGNYQQAHTRAWSKAIDAADAFVFVAPEYNYFVAPAIVNAVDYLSREWQYKPAAILSYGGVSGGLRAAQSIKPLLTSVKVMPIPEGVALPMYQKLLDEDGAFQASEQVRGGATTMLDELLRWSEALKPMRSA, encoded by the coding sequence TTGAAGCACCAGTTGAACATCATCATCGGCAGCACGCGCCCTGGCCGCGCCGGGCCGGTATTCGCGCAGTGGCTCGAAACGTTCGCGCGCGAGCACGGAAAATTCGAACCGGTGCTGACCGACATTCACACGTTCAACCTGCCGGTGCTGGACGAGCCGCATCATCCGAGGCTTGGCAACTACCAGCAGGCACACACGAGGGCCTGGTCCAAGGCGATCGACGCCGCCGACGCCTTCGTTTTCGTGGCGCCGGAGTACAATTATTTCGTGGCGCCGGCGATCGTCAACGCCGTCGACTATTTGTCGCGGGAATGGCAGTACAAGCCGGCCGCGATCCTCAGCTATGGCGGGGTTTCCGGTGGTCTGCGCGCGGCGCAATCGATCAAGCCGCTGCTGACCTCGGTGAAGGTGATGCCTATACCCGAAGGCGTGGCGCTGCCAATGTACCAGAAACTGCTCGACGAGGACGGCGCATTCCAGGCGAGCGAACAGGTGCGTGGCGGCGCCACCACCATGCTGGACGAGCTGCTGCGCTGGAGCGAGGCGCTGAAGCCGATGCGTTCGGCCTGA